Proteins encoded in a region of the Podarcis muralis chromosome 2, rPodMur119.hap1.1, whole genome shotgun sequence genome:
- the LOC144326652 gene encoding uncharacterized protein LOC144326652, whose protein sequence is MECGKSFSDSETLRKHQRTHTGEKPFKCMECGKSFGSSSNLRIHKHTHTGEKPYKCTECGKSFSQIGHLRNHQRTHTGEKPFKCMDCGKSFTDSGTFRKHQRTHTGEKPFKCMDCGKSFTDNQVLRIHQRTHTGEKPFNCMECGKSFSQSGDLRKHQRTHTGEKPFKCMECGKSFTYSGILRKHQRTHTGEKPFKCMECGKSFSRSESLNLHHRIHTEEKQFESMECGKSFSDSETLRKHQRTHTGEKPFKCMECGKSFGSSSNLRIHKHTHTGEKPYKCTECGKSFSQIGHLRNHQRTHTGEKPFKCMDCGKSFTDSGTFRKHQRTHTGEKPFKCMACGKSFTDNQVLRIHQRTHTGEKPFNCMECGKSFSQSGDLRKHQQTHTGEKPFKCMECGKSFTYSATLRKHQRTHTGEKPFKCMECGKSFSRSESLNLHHRTHTGEKPYQCMECGKSFIDSGTLRNHQRTHTGEKPFKCMECGKSFSWSGQLNSHNQTHRGVTI, encoded by the coding sequence atggagtgtgggaagagcttcagtgacagtgaaacacttagaaaacatcaacggactcacacaggagaaaagccatttaaatgcatggaatgtggaaaaagctttggtTCGAGTTCAAACCTTcgtatacataaacacacacacacaggggagaaaccatataaatgtactgagtgtggaaagagtttcagtcagaTTGGACACCTTAGAAACCATCAACGGacccacacaggggaaaaaccttttaaatgcatggactgtggaaagagcttcactgatagtggaacattcagaaaacatcaacgaactcacacaggcgagaaaccatttaaatgcatggattgtgggaagagcttcactgataaTCAAgtacttagaattcatcaacggactcacacaggggaaaaaccatttaattgcatggagtgtggaaagagcttcagtcagagtggagaccttagaaaacatcaacggactcacacgggggagaagccatttaaatgtatggagtgtggaaagagcttcacttataGTGGAatacttagaaaacatcaacggactcacacaggggagaagccatttaaatgtatggagtgtggaaagagcttcagtagaagtGAAAGCCTTAATTTACATCATCGAATTCACACAGAGGAGAAACAATTTgaaagtatggagtgtgggaagagcttcagtgacagtgaaacacttagaaaacatcaacggactcacacaggagaaaagccatttaaatgcatggaatgtggaaaaagctttggtTCGAGTTCAAACCTTcgtatacataaacacacacacacaggggagaaaccatataaatgtactGAGTGTGGTAAGAGTTTCAGTCAGATTGGACACCTTAGAAACCATCAACGGacccacacaggggaaaaaccttttaaatgcatggactgtggaaagagcttcactgatagtggaacattcagaaaacatcaacgaactcacacaggcgagaaaccatttaaatgcatggcttgtgggaagagcttcactgataaTCAAgtacttagaattcatcaacggactcacacaggggagaaaccatttaattgcatggagtgtggaaagagcttcagtcagagtggagaccttagaaaacatcaacagactcacacgggggagaagccatttaaatgtatggagtgtggaaagagcttcacttataGTGCaacacttagaaaacatcaacggactcacacaggggagaagccatttaaatgtatggagtgtggaaagagcttcagtagaagtGAAAGCCTTAATTTACAtcatcgaactcacacaggggaaaaaccatatcaatgtatggagtgtggaaagagcttcattgatAGTGGAACACTAAGaaaccatcaacggactcacacaggggaaaaaccatttaaatgcatggaatgtggaaagagcttcagttggagTGGGCAACTGAATTCACATAATCAAACACACAGGGGAGTGactatttaa